A genomic window from Fibrobacterota bacterium includes:
- a CDS encoding DUF4297 domain-containing protein yields MGDQISFDINLLNAVEHSPLRETIGADTQNRFSYQNNHVLRTILETFPKCDDFVMVCEAHDDFALIARDSTTSFMTLYQVKTKDTGHWVFQPVKLNKEQVEILAKMVHSLEAFKGHNTKSAMITNAPIKTTTKTYGIKEGLDFSRLQQSEKQALKLSIKKCENRVEMAHIEKMSYRVSDLPYTAHEEATVGFLSRFLQQTYPDSEHALEKLYQILMTEINRRSKIKPIPGEILQGKSLTKQAFTSYIDRANKSKFSDSWDMIKSMITPEKIGFPDSSGIIKMHSEWVARSTDPSDLSFQEFKEHYAGLWSRTVNGEESSTNSLIAQTKVEWEKVHSESPHGVYLALLSMLFGIYGQ; encoded by the coding sequence ATGGGTGATCAGATCTCGTTCGATATAAATCTTCTAAACGCCGTTGAACATTCTCCGCTCCGTGAGACAATAGGGGCTGATACACAAAATCGATTTAGTTATCAGAATAACCATGTATTGAGAACGATCCTAGAGACGTTTCCGAAGTGTGATGATTTTGTTATGGTGTGCGAGGCGCATGATGATTTTGCTCTAATTGCACGTGATAGCACGACATCGTTCATGACGCTTTATCAAGTAAAAACAAAAGATACTGGCCACTGGGTTTTCCAGCCTGTTAAGCTCAATAAGGAACAGGTGGAAATCTTGGCTAAGATGGTTCATAGCCTTGAAGCTTTTAAAGGGCACAACACGAAATCAGCAATGATTACGAATGCGCCAATAAAAACAACAACAAAAACATATGGAATCAAAGAAGGGTTAGATTTTTCACGATTGCAACAAAGCGAAAAGCAAGCATTAAAACTATCCATTAAGAAGTGCGAAAATAGAGTTGAGATGGCGCATATTGAAAAAATGTCCTATCGTGTTTCAGACCTGCCATACACGGCGCATGAAGAGGCTACCGTAGGGTTTTTAAGTCGTTTTTTGCAGCAAACATATCCGGATTCAGAACATGCACTTGAAAAGCTCTATCAAATCCTAATGACAGAAATTAATCGGCGATCAAAAATAAAACCGATTCCAGGTGAAATTCTTCAAGGCAAGTCGCTAACTAAGCAGGCTTTTACAAGCTATATTGACAGGGCAAATAAGTCAAAATTTTCCGATTCGTGGGATATGATTAAATCGATGATTACTCCAGAAAAAATCGGCTTTCCGGATTCGAGTGGGATTATAAAAATGCATTCCGAATGGGTTGCAAGGTCAACAGATCCAAGTGATCTATCCTTTCAAGAATTTAAAGAGCATTATGCTGGTTTGTGGAGCAGAACCGTGAACGGCGAAGAAAGCTCCACTAATTCATTGATAGCCCAAACTAAAGTCGAATGGGAAAAGGTGCATAGCGAATCACCGCACGGCGTATATCTCGCCCTCCTATCAATGCTGTTCGGTATCTATGGACAATAA
- a CDS encoding ABC transporter, whose protein sequence is MTSKTAINFPRGSEWRKWDFHIHTPASYSWNGKRFRDMTPDEKIISLDSMIDAMNKSDVDVFVIMDYWSFDGWLALKMRIQEKSAPILTKKVFPGIELRLVSPTTYRLNVHAIFPDDSTDQELADFKSNLSVALIEQSLSDECLIKLIRTKIGDNLLNKIGKKRELVQNNEMEALDAGASCAEITAESFKLAIQKFQNGNAIPFIPWETYNGLADADWATHYAYVKNLMTCSPIFESRREEQIAAFNGISHPKNEKWIHAFQSALNNKPHLAVSGSDAHRYVGVPGDNDKRGYGNFPSGKCTWIKADPTFQGLLQAMKEPAKRSFIGEIPHKTKEVLENKTFFIDKLEISKKSGSQLSDEWLSNTSIEINPDLVAVIGNKGSGKSALADIIALLGNTKQHSHFSFLKKERFRGRNGDPAKHFIGKISWASGASSEISLSENPAPESVELVRYIPQGLFEGLCNDHASGKTDTFEKELRSVIFSHIDSASRFGANDFDQLVELQEKELRDELNELRTRLDENSKYIANIEAQLQPEVKKTFVELQRQKQIQIDEHLKTKPQLITAPAESLSADQTSASTELATIATRIKEIEESTSSLNGSKDDLAKKIRTVDAIAQRALLLEKQVLKFKIDNSADLESIELSPDDILTFEISHPKLESVKKELLDKQLLTNSIEIEILAEKNALEALIIPLQEKLDAPQREYQRHIQSLADWEKKNLILLGSETEPESMLGITGRISQLDKLPELLKIAEDTRLALTGQIFDSLCSQKQLRESLYKPVQDLIDSNKLIRDEYKLQFQASLTSSSERFSSLLFDLIKRTAGKYRGEDESLEAIRTVYSKYDFGERAQVIEFCSEVLRDIHDVYAGSEIGIHLALKKERRAHEVYNYIFGLPFLEPRYSLKFQNTQIEQLSPGQRGSLLLIFYLLVDKGHNPIVLDQPEDNLDNETVVSLLVPVLSEAKKKRQVIMVTHNPNLAVVCDAEQIIYSSFDRARNSQITYESGAIENATINNHVIDVLEGTKPAFDNRSEKYQ, encoded by the coding sequence ATGACTAGTAAAACAGCAATTAATTTTCCTCGTGGTTCCGAATGGCGAAAATGGGATTTCCATATTCATACACCAGCATCGTATTCTTGGAACGGAAAACGATTTCGGGATATGACTCCGGATGAAAAGATCATCTCATTGGATTCAATGATTGACGCAATGAATAAGTCAGATGTTGATGTGTTTGTCATTATGGATTACTGGTCATTTGATGGCTGGCTTGCATTAAAGATGCGCATACAAGAAAAATCTGCTCCCATTCTCACAAAAAAAGTTTTTCCTGGCATTGAATTAAGATTGGTTTCTCCAACAACGTATCGCTTAAATGTTCACGCAATTTTTCCCGATGATTCAACAGATCAAGAACTAGCAGATTTTAAATCCAATCTTAGCGTTGCTTTGATTGAGCAATCGTTGTCTGATGAATGCCTTATAAAGCTGATTCGTACAAAAATTGGGGATAACTTACTAAATAAAATAGGAAAGAAAAGAGAGCTAGTTCAAAACAATGAAATGGAAGCACTTGATGCAGGTGCTAGCTGTGCGGAAATTACTGCGGAATCATTTAAACTCGCCATCCAAAAATTTCAGAACGGAAATGCTATCCCGTTTATTCCATGGGAAACTTACAATGGCTTAGCAGATGCCGATTGGGCAACTCATTATGCTTATGTCAAAAATTTGATGACTTGTAGTCCTATTTTTGAAAGCCGACGCGAAGAACAAATCGCTGCATTTAATGGCATTTCGCACCCAAAGAACGAAAAATGGATCCATGCATTTCAATCTGCTTTAAATAACAAGCCGCATCTAGCTGTTTCGGGAAGCGACGCACATAGATATGTAGGCGTTCCCGGAGATAACGACAAACGCGGCTATGGAAATTTCCCATCCGGTAAGTGTACTTGGATTAAGGCTGACCCTACATTTCAAGGGCTACTGCAAGCGATGAAAGAGCCAGCAAAAAGATCATTTATTGGCGAAATACCTCATAAGACAAAAGAAGTTTTGGAGAATAAAACCTTTTTTATAGACAAGCTTGAAATCAGTAAAAAATCGGGTAGTCAGCTTTCGGATGAATGGCTCTCGAATACTTCAATTGAAATAAATCCAGATCTAGTCGCTGTGATTGGAAATAAAGGTAGTGGCAAAAGTGCGCTAGCAGATATTATAGCACTTCTAGGAAACACAAAGCAGCATAGCCATTTCTCATTCCTAAAAAAAGAGAGATTTAGAGGGCGAAATGGAGATCCAGCCAAACATTTTATAGGTAAAATATCCTGGGCATCTGGGGCAAGTAGTGAAATTTCACTTTCTGAAAACCCTGCACCCGAAAGTGTTGAGTTGGTCCGCTATATCCCCCAAGGCCTTTTTGAGGGGCTGTGTAATGATCACGCTTCAGGAAAAACTGATACATTTGAAAAAGAACTGCGCTCCGTAATTTTTTCACACATTGATTCCGCAAGCCGATTTGGCGCCAATGATTTTGATCAGCTTGTGGAGCTCCAAGAAAAGGAATTGCGTGATGAATTAAATGAGCTTAGAACGCGCCTCGATGAAAACAGTAAATACATTGCAAACATTGAAGCTCAATTGCAGCCTGAAGTTAAGAAAACTTTTGTCGAGTTACAAAGACAAAAGCAGATCCAAATTGATGAGCACTTAAAGACCAAACCTCAGCTGATTACAGCTCCGGCTGAATCGTTAAGCGCAGATCAAACAAGCGCATCTACTGAGCTTGCTACGATTGCGACGAGAATTAAAGAAATTGAGGAATCTACTTCTAGTCTCAACGGCAGCAAAGATGACTTAGCGAAAAAAATTAGGACCGTAGATGCCATAGCTCAACGCGCATTATTACTAGAGAAGCAAGTGCTGAAATTCAAAATTGATAATTCAGCAGATCTTGAATCCATAGAATTGTCACCCGATGACATCTTGACCTTTGAAATAAGCCATCCAAAACTGGAATCAGTAAAAAAAGAATTGCTTGACAAGCAACTATTAACGAATAGCATTGAAATCGAGATTCTTGCAGAGAAAAATGCTCTAGAAGCTTTAATTATTCCTCTTCAAGAAAAGTTGGATGCGCCTCAAAGAGAATATCAACGGCACATTCAATCGTTAGCAGATTGGGAGAAAAAAAACTTAATCTTGTTGGGGAGTGAGACTGAGCCTGAAAGCATGCTTGGAATTACAGGAAGGATTTCTCAATTAGATAAATTGCCCGAATTATTAAAAATCGCAGAAGACACTAGATTAGCCTTGACTGGACAGATATTTGACTCGCTTTGCAGTCAAAAACAGTTGCGCGAGTCTTTATATAAGCCCGTTCAGGACTTAATTGATAGCAACAAATTAATACGAGATGAATACAAGCTCCAATTCCAAGCATCCCTCACAAGTTCTTCTGAGCGCTTTTCGTCGCTTCTTTTTGATTTAATAAAAAGAACGGCTGGAAAATATCGAGGTGAAGATGAAAGCCTAGAGGCAATTCGTACCGTATATTCGAAATATGATTTTGGAGAGCGCGCACAAGTTATCGAATTCTGTAGTGAAGTTCTTCGCGATATTCACGATGTTTATGCTGGATCAGAAATTGGAATTCATTTAGCACTAAAAAAGGAAAGGAGGGCTCATGAGGTATATAATTACATATTTGGTCTTCCATTCTTAGAGCCAAGATATTCATTGAAATTCCAAAACACTCAGATAGAGCAGCTTTCACCTGGACAGAGAGGTTCACTTCTTCTGATCTTTTATCTTTTGGTTGACAAAGGTCATAATCCAATTGTCCTTGATCAGCCGGAAGATAATCTAGATAATGAAACAGTCGTAAGTTTGCTTGTGCCTGTTTTAAGTGAAGCAAAGAAAAAACGACAAGTAATTATGGTTACCCATAATCCAAATCTTGCTGTTGTTTGTGACGCAGAGCAAATCATCTACTCAAGTTTTGATCGAGCGAGGAACTCCCAGATCACCTATGAATCAGGAGCAATTGAAAATGCCACAATTAACAATCATGTGATTGATGTCCTTGAAGGCACAAAACCAGCGTTTGATAATCGAAGCGAGAAGTATCAATAA
- a CDS encoding site-specific DNA-methyltransferase, which translates to MPTAIKLELTWIGKENRPKLEPRILVEEQDKSYHAGQIYSEYDIFNNRLIFGDNLLALKSLEADFTGKVDCVFIDPPYNTGSAFEHYDDGIEHSLWLSLIRDRIELIRRLLSDIGSLWISIDDNESHYLKVLCDEIFGRNNFVANAVWQKKYTIANDAKWLAENHDHILVYAKNKDEWRPYRLGRNVAMNERYKNPDNHPKGVWKATPIYAKRSGSEKEKLFSFQFKNGVVWTPPPGTSPRFPADTLRRMDENDEIWFGSDGKSSPSRKTFLSELKIEGTPAATIWLHSDAGHNHEAREESKFINASDPFSTPKPERLLQRILHLATKPGDLVLDSFLGSGTTAAVAHKMGRRWIGIELGEHCHTHCIPRLKKVIDGQDTGGITEAVGWKGGGGFRYYRLAPSLLEQDKWGNWIISKEYNAAMLAEALCKLEGFRYEPSDSVYWMHGRSSESDFLYATTQNLSTQQLQELSDDVGPSRSLLVLCAAFRGNPDQFANLTLKKIPKAVLAKCEWGHDDYSLKIENLPKAPEPSAPAPVNAGRKAKAKATTDEPDLFGEGTV; encoded by the coding sequence ATGCCAACTGCAATTAAGCTCGAACTTACATGGATTGGCAAGGAGAATCGACCAAAGCTGGAACCACGAATCCTTGTTGAAGAGCAAGATAAATCATACCATGCAGGTCAGATTTATTCTGAGTATGATATTTTTAATAATCGGCTGATTTTTGGAGATAATCTTCTTGCACTCAAATCTTTAGAGGCTGACTTCACTGGGAAAGTCGACTGTGTTTTTATTGATCCACCTTATAATACAGGAAGCGCCTTCGAGCATTATGATGATGGTATCGAGCATTCGCTGTGGCTCAGCCTGATTCGCGATCGAATTGAGCTCATAAGAAGACTGCTTTCTGACATCGGATCGCTTTGGATATCCATAGATGATAATGAATCACACTATTTAAAGGTTCTGTGTGATGAAATCTTTGGAAGAAACAACTTTGTAGCAAATGCTGTTTGGCAGAAAAAGTATACTATTGCCAATGATGCAAAATGGCTTGCTGAAAATCACGATCACATCTTAGTGTACGCAAAAAACAAGGACGAATGGCGGCCATACCGGCTTGGAAGAAATGTGGCAATGAATGAACGCTATAAAAATCCAGATAATCACCCGAAAGGCGTTTGGAAGGCTACTCCAATATATGCAAAGCGATCTGGATCTGAAAAAGAGAAATTATTCTCATTCCAATTTAAAAATGGCGTTGTTTGGACGCCTCCGCCTGGAACATCTCCACGTTTCCCCGCTGATACCCTTCGTAGAATGGACGAAAACGATGAAATCTGGTTCGGTTCAGATGGCAAATCGTCTCCGTCACGAAAAACATTTCTTAGTGAACTGAAAATTGAAGGAACTCCAGCTGCAACAATTTGGCTTCACTCTGATGCTGGTCATAATCATGAAGCTCGTGAAGAATCAAAATTCATTAATGCGAGTGATCCATTTTCGACGCCAAAGCCTGAACGTTTACTCCAGAGAATACTTCATCTCGCAACAAAGCCAGGTGATTTAGTCCTCGATTCTTTCCTCGGATCAGGTACTACCGCTGCCGTAGCGCACAAGATGGGCCGTCGCTGGATTGGTATCGAGTTGGGCGAGCATTGCCACACGCATTGCATTCCCCGTCTCAAAAAGGTTATCGACGGGCAAGATACCGGAGGTATCACCGAAGCTGTGGGCTGGAAGGGTGGTGGAGGGTTTCGGTATTACCGGCTCGCTCCCTCGTTGTTGGAACAGGACAAGTGGGGAAATTGGATCATCAGCAAGGAGTACAACGCGGCCATGTTGGCCGAGGCTCTTTGCAAGCTGGAAGGGTTCCGCTACGAGCCGTCAGATTCTGTCTATTGGATGCACGGGCGGTCGTCCGAAAGCGACTTTCTGTATGCGACCACACAGAATTTGAGCACCCAACAGTTGCAAGAATTGTCCGACGATGTCGGCCCCTCCCGTTCGTTGTTGGTGCTTTGCGCTGCCTTCCGTGGCAACCCCGATCAGTTCGCGAACCTTACGCTCAAAAAGATCCCCAAGGCCGTATTGGCCAAATGCGAATGGGGTCACGACGACTACAGTCTCAAGATCGAGAATCTGCCCAAGGCTCCCGAACCGTCAGCCCCTGCACCCGTCAACGCAGGCCGCAAGGCCAAAGCGAAGGCCACGACAGATGAGCCCGACTTGTTTGGCGAGGGCACCGTATGA
- a CDS encoding DEAD/DEAH box helicase family protein, which yields MNRQVNAIAGRMSLRAPQREALELLDRLTEIIDFKKAGDAALALRIIQGEFPTIQDFEREFPSLCFALATGVGKTRLMGAFITYLHQVHGHRNFFVMAPNLTIYNKLIADFTPNTRKYVFQGISDFAINPPLVVMGDNYEHPQSVNDIFGGVRINVFNISKLNSEVRGGKNPRIKRLHEVLGQSYFEYLANQPDLVLLMDESHRYRASAGVKAINDLKPVLGLELTATPFVESSKGPVPFKNVIQDYPLARAMADGFVKEPAVVTRENFSTVGMQPDEIERIKLEDGIRVHEATKVELETYARSTDNRIVKPFVLVIARDTTHAAELLKRIESPDFFEGRYLGRVIQVDSSKTGAEEDEMIQRLLAVESPEEKTEIVIHVNMLKEGWDVTNLYTIVPLRAANARTLIEQSIGRGLRLPYGKRTGVKPVDQLNIIAHDRFQEIVDEANSGKSIIRMEKVILTDEDLHRKTETVVSTSTLETLVTGTSVSTPSGWIGSDSVPLFKTENERKAASLVLDVAQGFSTRPDLAPNVAALSSPAMRERITLAVQERYAPAQTEMEGIIEKPDIAAIVEKTLEAMKNQTIDMPRIVVLPRGEVKAGYHEFRLNLTSVHYPNPSNTLVLQTLRTGERSTLTADASGVEEVRLQDYLVRELVDYDDISYEDQADLLYDLSTQVVEHLRSYLANETEVKNVLICHAAQIGQLVHSQMREHAWEKATEYETKVTCGFMALKKSAYTVAKGDALDFRAPPVDKSNMSKYLFGGFKKSLYPYAKFDSDAERRLAVILDREALKWLRPVADQFHIRYGLDSRNYQPDFVAETDEAIYMLEPKAKNELDDVVVLEKAKAAKLYCQQASAYNAAHGGKPWKYLLIPHDAIMDNMTIKGLEGMYG from the coding sequence ATGAACCGCCAAGTCAACGCCATTGCGGGACGCATGAGCTTGCGAGCACCGCAGCGAGAAGCGTTGGAACTGCTGGACAGGCTAACCGAGATTATCGACTTCAAGAAGGCCGGTGACGCCGCTTTGGCGCTGCGGATCATCCAAGGAGAATTTCCGACTATCCAGGACTTCGAGCGCGAATTCCCCTCTCTGTGCTTTGCTCTGGCCACCGGTGTAGGCAAAACTCGTTTGATGGGTGCCTTTATCACCTACCTGCACCAGGTACATGGACACCGAAACTTCTTCGTGATGGCTCCCAACCTCACCATCTACAACAAACTGATCGCGGACTTCACGCCCAACACCCGCAAGTATGTGTTCCAGGGTATCTCCGATTTTGCCATCAACCCACCCTTGGTGGTTATGGGTGACAACTACGAGCACCCGCAATCTGTAAACGACATATTCGGTGGCGTACGCATCAACGTCTTCAACATTTCTAAACTCAACAGCGAAGTGCGCGGCGGAAAGAACCCGCGCATCAAGCGATTACACGAAGTACTGGGACAGAGCTATTTTGAGTACCTAGCCAACCAGCCCGATCTTGTTCTCTTGATGGACGAATCCCACCGATACCGCGCCAGTGCTGGCGTGAAAGCCATCAACGATCTAAAGCCTGTATTGGGATTGGAACTGACGGCCACACCTTTCGTGGAGTCATCCAAGGGGCCTGTCCCGTTCAAGAACGTGATCCAGGACTACCCGCTGGCACGGGCCATGGCAGATGGCTTTGTGAAAGAGCCCGCCGTGGTCACTCGCGAAAATTTTTCGACCGTTGGAATGCAACCCGACGAAATCGAACGCATCAAACTGGAAGACGGAATCCGGGTTCACGAAGCCACCAAGGTGGAGCTGGAAACGTACGCTCGCAGCACTGACAACCGAATCGTGAAGCCGTTTGTGCTGGTGATCGCACGCGACACTACGCACGCAGCAGAACTCCTCAAGCGCATTGAGTCGCCGGATTTCTTCGAGGGACGCTACCTAGGACGCGTGATCCAGGTCGATTCTAGCAAGACCGGAGCCGAAGAAGACGAGATGATCCAACGCCTCTTGGCAGTGGAAAGCCCTGAAGAGAAAACAGAAATTGTCATCCACGTGAACATGCTGAAGGAAGGATGGGACGTCACCAACCTCTACACCATTGTTCCCTTGCGAGCCGCAAATGCCAGAACCCTGATCGAGCAATCCATCGGACGCGGCTTGCGTTTGCCGTATGGAAAGCGAACTGGTGTTAAGCCGGTCGATCAGTTGAACATCATCGCCCACGACCGATTCCAGGAAATCGTGGACGAAGCCAACAGCGGCAAATCGATCATTCGCATGGAAAAGGTGATTCTCACCGACGAGGACTTGCACCGCAAGACGGAAACCGTCGTATCGACATCTACTCTGGAAACCTTGGTGACCGGCACTTCCGTCTCGACGCCTTCAGGATGGATTGGATCCGACTCCGTTCCACTCTTCAAGACCGAAAACGAGAGAAAAGCCGCATCGCTGGTGTTGGATGTAGCACAAGGCTTCAGCACCCGCCCGGACCTCGCCCCAAACGTTGCGGCCCTCTCCTCGCCTGCCATGCGCGAGCGAATTACCCTGGCGGTGCAAGAGCGCTACGCGCCAGCTCAAACCGAGATGGAAGGGATCATCGAAAAGCCCGATATCGCGGCAATTGTCGAGAAAACCCTCGAAGCGATGAAGAACCAAACCATCGATATGCCGCGCATTGTGGTTCTACCACGTGGCGAGGTCAAGGCGGGCTACCATGAATTCCGTCTGAACTTGACCAGCGTCCATTACCCAAATCCGTCGAACACCCTTGTCCTGCAAACGCTGCGAACAGGCGAGCGCTCTACCCTTACCGCCGATGCATCCGGCGTGGAGGAGGTCCGGCTACAAGACTATTTGGTTCGCGAGCTCGTGGACTACGACGACATCAGCTATGAAGACCAAGCGGACCTCTTGTATGATCTGTCCACCCAGGTGGTCGAACACCTGAGGAGCTACCTAGCCAACGAAACGGAAGTGAAGAACGTTCTGATTTGCCACGCCGCCCAGATTGGACAATTGGTCCACTCCCAAATGCGGGAACACGCATGGGAAAAGGCAACCGAGTACGAGACCAAAGTGACCTGTGGTTTCATGGCCCTCAAGAAGTCCGCTTACACGGTCGCCAAGGGTGACGCATTGGACTTCAGGGCGCCTCCGGTGGATAAATCAAACATGAGCAAGTACCTGTTTGGCGGCTTCAAGAAGAGCCTATACCCCTACGCCAAGTTCGACTCCGACGCCGAGCGGCGTCTGGCTGTGATCCTGGATCGTGAGGCCTTGAAATGGCTCCGCCCGGTCGCGGACCAGTTCCATATCCGCTATGGCCTAGACAGCAGGAATTACCAACCCGACTTCGTCGCCGAAACGGACGAGGCCATCTACATGCTGGAACCCAAGGCGAAAAACGAGCTGGACGATGTGGTGGTGCTTGAGAAAGCCAAAGCCGCCAAGCTCTACTGCCAACAAGCCAGCGCTTACAACGCCGCACATGGTGGCAAGCCGTGGAAATACCTGCTGATCCCCCACGACGCGATCATGGACAACATGACGATCAAGGGGCTGGAGGGGATGTATGGGTGA
- a CDS encoding virulence RhuM family protein, with protein sequence MSDLLPMDQGEFILFQADDGRTRIQCRFENESIWLTQATLAELFRTTTQNITLHLKAIYGQGELLEEATCKDYLQVRTEGSRQVKRKLKYYNLDAILAVGYRVQSQMGTQFRQWATAQLKEFLVKGFVLDDERLKNPPGPGIPDHFDEMLERIRDIRASERRMYLRLRDILALAADYRQQPEEAAKVFFQTVQNKLHFAVTGKTAPELILERATHALPNMGLTTWKGGVVRKADVTVAKNYLQEPEIFELNRIVVMFLDYAEDQATRRKNVFLEDWKNKLDAFLQFNERNVLPGLGSVTREMADRKAHQEYEQYEQCRRDAIEAEAEANLAQDLESAVKKLPRSK encoded by the coding sequence ATGAGTGACCTCTTGCCGATGGACCAGGGCGAATTCATCCTGTTCCAGGCCGATGATGGGCGCACCCGCATCCAATGTCGGTTTGAAAACGAGTCGATCTGGTTGACCCAGGCCACCTTGGCTGAACTGTTCCGGACCACGACGCAGAACATCACGCTTCACCTGAAAGCCATCTATGGCCAAGGCGAGCTGTTGGAGGAGGCAACTTGTAAGGATTACTTACAAGTTCGAACCGAGGGCTCCCGGCAGGTCAAACGCAAGCTCAAGTACTACAACCTGGATGCCATTCTGGCGGTCGGCTACCGCGTCCAAAGTCAGATGGGAACTCAATTTCGGCAGTGGGCCACGGCGCAACTGAAGGAATTTTTGGTCAAGGGTTTTGTGCTGGATGACGAGCGTCTGAAGAATCCCCCTGGTCCTGGAATTCCGGACCACTTCGATGAAATGCTGGAGCGGATCCGCGACATCCGCGCCAGCGAGCGGCGCATGTACCTGCGCTTGCGCGATATTCTGGCGCTGGCCGCCGACTACAGGCAGCAACCGGAGGAAGCCGCCAAGGTCTTTTTCCAGACGGTGCAGAACAAGCTTCACTTCGCGGTGACAGGAAAGACAGCCCCGGAACTCATCCTGGAGCGGGCCACCCATGCCCTTCCGAACATGGGACTGACCACTTGGAAAGGTGGAGTGGTTCGCAAGGCCGATGTTACGGTGGCCAAGAATTACCTCCAAGAACCGGAAATTTTTGAACTCAACCGGATCGTCGTCATGTTCCTGGACTACGCGGAAGATCAAGCGACACGCCGAAAAAACGTGTTCTTGGAAGACTGGAAAAACAAGCTCGATGCCTTCCTCCAATTCAACGAGCGCAATGTCCTTCCGGGACTTGGATCGGTGACCCGCGAGATGGCTGATCGCAAAGCGCATCAGGAATACGAGCAATACGAGCAATGTCGAAGGGATGCGATCGAAGCCGAGGCCGAAGCGAACCTGGCCCAAGATCTGGAATCCGCCGTGAAAAAACTCCCGAGGTCGAAATGA